The Candidatus Polarisedimenticolia bacterium DNA segment CAATCCGCCCCCGTTCTCATTTCCGGGTCGACGCGCCGAAGCCGCGGGATTCCGGATAGAATCCCGACATGGCGAAGACAGCGGTACCGCGGGGCTGGAGCATCGTCCCTGTCACGCCCGAGCGCTGGGACGATCTGGCGGCGCTGTTCGGCGAGCGCGGCGCCTGCGGGGGGTGCTGGTGCATGGCCTGGAGGCTGCCGTCGAGTGAATTCCGCGCCGGCAAGGGATCGAAGAACCGGCGCGCCCTCAAGAAGCTCGTCGACGCGCGGCAAGCTCCCGGGATCCTCGGGTACCTGGGAGATGAGCCGGTGGCCTGGTGCGCCGTCGCGCCCCGCGCGAGCTACTCTTTCCTGGCGCGCTCGCGCGTGCTGGCTCCGGTGGACGAGAGCGAGGTCTGGTCGGTCACCTGCCTGTTCATCCGCAAGGAGCAACGCCGGCGCGGACTTTCCGCGAAGATGCTGCGTGCCGCGGCCGTCTTCGCGGCGCAGCGCGGCGCCCGCATCGTCGAGGGATACCCGACGGTGCCCTATTCGGCGAACGCGCCGGGGGCGTTTCTCTGGACGGGGACCGAGGCCGCTTTCCGCAAGGCGGGATACCGGGAGGCGGCAAGGCGCTCGCCGTCGCGTCCCATCATGCGGCGGGCCGTGCGCCCGGAGGCGTGAAGCTCAGCCGCGGCGATTGGCGACGTCGAGCGCCGCGACCTTGTAAGCCTCCGCGAGCGTGGGGTAGTTGAAGACGTTGTTCAGGAAGTAGTCGAGCGTTCCGTCGTGGGCCATGACCGCCTGCCCGACGTGCACCAGCTCCGCCGCGCCCTCCCCGACGATGTGGACCCCGAGCAGCCGCCTGTTCTCCACGTGGAAGAGAAGCTTGAGGAATCCCTTCTCATCTCCGAGAATCTGGCCGCGCGCCAGCTCCCGGTACCTCGCCACCCCGACGTCGTAGGGCACGCCCGCCGCCGTCAGCTCCGCCTCGTTCTTTCCCACGAAGGACATCTCGGGGATGGTATAGATCCCGTAGGGCAGCAGCTCGGCTCGCACCTTCTCCGCCGGGAGTCCCAGCGCGAAGCGCGCCGCCAGCCGGCCCTGCTCCATCGACGAGGAGGCAAGGCTCGGGAAGCCGATGATGTCGCCGGCGGCGTAGATGTGCGCCACCGCCGTCCGGAAGCAATCGTCGACCGGGATGCGGCCGCGCGCATCGGCGGTCAGTCCAGCCGCCTCCAGGTTGAGGTGCGCGGTATTCCCCTGGCGACCCACGGCATAGAGCACCGCCTCGGCGGCAATCTCCTTGCGACTCTTCAGCGCCGCCACCACCTGGCCGTCCGGGCGCCGGGTGACGCGATCCACCTCCTCGCCGAGGCGGAACACGACGCCCATCTCGCGCATGTGGTAGCTCAGGACATCGATCATCTCGCCGTCGGCGAACTCGAGGATCGCCGGACGCTGCTCTACCAGGGTGACGCGCACGCCGAGGGCCGCCATCATGCAGGCGAACTCGACGCCGATGACGCCGCCGCCGACGATCGTCATGGTGCGCGGGATGGAAGGCATTCCCGGCAGCGTGTCGCTGTCGAGAATGGTGCGCCCATCCACGGGAAACTTCTCCGAGACCGCCGGCGTGGTACCGCACGCCAGGAGGATGTTCTCCGCCACCAGCTCCAGCTCCTCGTCGTCGCGACGCACCCGCAGGGCATGGGGATCGATGAACGAGCCGAAGCCGCGCAGCAGCTCCACGTGGTTGCGCCGAAGCTGGTTCTCGAAGACCTCGGCCTCGTGCCGCACCACGTGCTGGATGCGCAGCGTCAGGTCGGCGGGGGTGATGTCGGGCTTGACGGTGTAGTTGAGACCGTAGATGTCGCGCTGCCGGTATCCGGTCAGATAGAGGATCGCCTCGCGCAGGGTCTTGCTGGGAATCGTCCCGCAATGAACGCAGCTGCCTCCCACCTCCGGGCGCGCATCCACCAGGGCGACGCGCCGGCCCGCCTTGGCCGCCTGGATCGCGGCGTGGTGACCCGCGGGTCCTCCTCCCAACACCGCCAGGTCGGCGCGCAGCGCCGGGCTCATCGTTTCGCTTCCAGATAGGCCTTCAGCCGGTTCAATCCGGCGGGTGCCGACGCCTCCCCGAGGACGGCCACGGTGATCACGTGCTGCCCGTCCTTCATGCGGACCGCCCCGTTGAACCAGTGCACTTTGCCCGGGCCTTCGGCAATCTCTCCCGAGCCGCTCGTTCCCCACGAGAGGCGCGGGGCTTCGATCGCCAGCCAGCGCTCCAGCGACGCGCTGTGCTCCTCGTGCAGCGGCGCGCGGCGCGTGACGATCGCCTGCACCAGCAGGTTCTGCTCGAAAACGGTGACCCGCAGCGGCTCGCCGCGCGCCAGATCGGCGAACGAGGCAATCGCGTCGGGAATCCCGGGCGTGTACTGCGACCGGATCAGGAACCGGTGCAGCGGCTCGTAGCCGGTGCGCTTCAGGAGCTGCGCGAAGAAGTCATCGTTGGCTTCCTTGAGGGCGCGGGGGAGGGAATAGGACTCGCCACGCACCGGAATGACGGTCGTGGCGTCGACCTGACCGCTCTCCAGCGCTGCCGCGGCGATCAGCAGATCGACCGTCGTTCCGGGGGTGAAGCGGCGGGACAGCAGGGTGGCGTCGCCCGCGACGCGGTAGGTGCGCAGCGGGACGGAATAATCCACCACGACCCACGGAGCCGAGTCGGGAGGAGCGTCACGCGCGGCCGTGGGGGCGGCCAGGGCGAGCGCCATGCAGAGGATTCGCAGACCGGCGGGCATCGGGAATGGGCGGAAAAGGGGCCGGTTTTCCGGCCCCCCAGAACGCTTCGGGAGGGCCGGTTACTTGAGGTGCTTCGAGACCAGCTTGGTCATCTCGAACATGGAAACCTGCTTCTTCCCTCCGAACACCGGCTTCAGCATCTCGTCGGCGTTGATCATCCGCTTGTTCTTGGCGTCCTGCAGCTTGTTCTTCTTGATGTAGGCCCAGAGCTTCTTGGTCACCTCGGTACGCGGCACGGCCTTGCTGCCGATCACCTCGCCCAGGGCGGGGCTCGGCGTCATGGGCTTCATGAACGCGGCGCTCGGCTTGCGGGCCTTTTTCTTCGCGGCGGCCATCGAGATCTCCTTCAGGTTTGGGTCGCGTAATGGTGGAAATCGTGCGCCAGGGCGCTATTCATACTCGCGGAGCGCACGGAAAGTCAAGAGGGGCGCGCCCCGATTGACGTCCTGGAAACGATGCCTTCAAGAGGCGGAATCACGTGGCGCCCGGAACGGGATGGGGGCGCGACGCTTGCGCGGCTGGGTCCGGGTCGGCCGGCGCGCGGGGGCCAGGCGATCGAAGATTGTCTCGATGGTGCGCTCGAAGGCGGCCAGCAGGTGAGGCGGAACGGTCGCCGGAGGAAAGCGTCGGGGATCGCCCGCGGTTGACCCGGCTTCCCCGCCGCACAGCTCCGCGTCCGACATCTCGATCGCCAGACGCTCGCGCAGCATGCGCGCGACGACGTAGTCCAGCTTCCTTTCCCAGATGCAGCGCAGCCGGTCGGGGTGGTCCTCGCCTCCCCAGGAGGTGCCGGGACATTCCTGCTCCACCTTGCGGATCGCATCCAGCGCCTTGCGCTCCTGATCCTGGTAGGAGTGGTAGACGCGCTCTTCGACTTCACACCACAGGCACATGTAGAAGCTCCGCTTGGCGCGCGCCATCCAGGGCGCTTTCGGGGAAGGCGGCAGACTATAGCACAAATCGGGTGATTTCAGTCGGATATGCCGGGGAGGGAAGGAGCGACCCCAGGACGGGCGCTGCGGCAGACCGCGTCCGCCTCAGGAGGCCTTGGCTACCTTCAAGAGGGGGAGAGCCGTGCTGCGCAGCTCGTGCATCCGCGCGAGGCGCAGGTCCTGCCAGGACGTGATGCGGCTCACCAGAGAGATCGCCAGGAGCGCCAGCGGCACGTCCCAGAGATCGGAAAAGACCATGAGCGAGGTGAGCCTCTTGAGCTGGCCGAGGGTCGGGTTCTCCGCGAACGAGAGCCGCATAATCGTATTGCCCAGGAAGCCCGAGACCAGGAAGAAGGCCCACCACCAGCCAATCAGGGTCGGCGTGCCCAGATGGTTGCGAACGGAGGGCCCGGAGCTCCCCATGTCGCGCTCCAATCCCGCCGGGTCGCTGCCGTGCCAGGCCTCGCGCATGACTTGAAGAGGACGCACGAGATTGAGGAATGGGACGAAGAAACCTCCGACGGCCCACCCGGGCGAATACT contains these protein-coding regions:
- a CDS encoding GNAT family N-acetyltransferase, yielding MAKTAVPRGWSIVPVTPERWDDLAALFGERGACGGCWCMAWRLPSSEFRAGKGSKNRRALKKLVDARQAPGILGYLGDEPVAWCAVAPRASYSFLARSRVLAPVDESEVWSVTCLFIRKEQRRRGLSAKMLRAAAVFAAQRGARIVEGYPTVPYSANAPGAFLWTGTEAAFRKAGYREAARRSPSRPIMRRAVRPEA
- the sthA gene encoding Si-specific NAD(P)(+) transhydrogenase, with amino-acid sequence MSPALRADLAVLGGGPAGHHAAIQAAKAGRRVALVDARPEVGGSCVHCGTIPSKTLREAILYLTGYRQRDIYGLNYTVKPDITPADLTLRIQHVVRHEAEVFENQLRRNHVELLRGFGSFIDPHALRVRRDDEELELVAENILLACGTTPAVSEKFPVDGRTILDSDTLPGMPSIPRTMTIVGGGVIGVEFACMMAALGVRVTLVEQRPAILEFADGEMIDVLSYHMREMGVVFRLGEEVDRVTRRPDGQVVAALKSRKEIAAEAVLYAVGRQGNTAHLNLEAAGLTADARGRIPVDDCFRTAVAHIYAAGDIIGFPSLASSSMEQGRLAARFALGLPAEKVRAELLPYGIYTIPEMSFVGKNEAELTAAGVPYDVGVARYRELARGQILGDEKGFLKLLFHVENRRLLGVHIVGEGAAELVHVGQAVMAHDGTLDYFLNNVFNYPTLAEAYKVAALDVANRRG
- a CDS encoding SWIB/MDM2 domain-containing protein; the protein is MAAAKKKARKPSAAFMKPMTPSPALGEVIGSKAVPRTEVTKKLWAYIKKNKLQDAKNKRMINADEMLKPVFGGKKQVSMFEMTKLVSKHLK
- a CDS encoding DUF4328 domain-containing protein, which encodes MEDRSVVVSVNGRARWTKALLLATLVISLVGVFSGLLQLGLLEQAENGDISEAQAAANDARQQLIGIVQVVLYLATGVAFLAWFHRVHKNLSPLGGREFKYSPGWAVGGFFVPFLNLVRPLQVMREAWHGSDPAGLERDMGSSGPSVRNHLGTPTLIGWWWAFFLVSGFLGNTIMRLSFAENPTLGQLKRLTSLMVFSDLWDVPLALLAISLVSRITSWQDLRLARMHELRSTALPLLKVAKAS